The Paracoccus sp. MC1862 genome includes a window with the following:
- a CDS encoding GlsB/YeaQ/YmgE family stress response membrane protein: MGFIVAIIIGAIAGWLAGKIVKGHGQGSLMNIVVGVLGAVLASWLFPTLGWNLGAGPAAGATVRGTSFLGSIVFSTIGAVILLVIVSLFTGRR; this comes from the coding sequence ATGGGCTTCATCGTCGCCATCATCATCGGCGCCATCGCCGGCTGGCTTGCCGGCAAGATCGTCAAGGGCCACGGTCAGGGCAGCCTGATGAACATCGTGGTGGGCGTCCTGGGCGCCGTTCTGGCAAGCTGGCTGTTCCCGACGCTGGGCTGGAACCTCGGGGCCGGACCGGCCGCGGGCGCTACCGTCCGCGGCACGAGCTTTCTCGGCTCGATCGTGTTCTCGACCATCGGCGCGGTGATCCTGCTGGTGATCGTCTCGTTGTTCACCGGCCGCCGCTGA